One region of Pseudoalteromonas galatheae genomic DNA includes:
- a CDS encoding efflux RND transporter periplasmic adaptor subunit gives MSTNTKTVIAIIIGAALGAGALSLYQGTGSSSNGNEATSAEKKPLYWVAPMDSNYRRDKPGKSPMGMDLIPVYEEESSSDDFGPGAVKIAPHVVNNLGVRTAPVELKNMHTEISTVGYVQYDEDKLIHIHPRVDGWIEKLYVKAAGNPVEKGQPLYTLYSPQLVNAQEELLIALKRNNSSLISAAKDRLKALQLSSDFIQKLEKTRKVQQTITFYSPQAGVVDGLKVREGFYVKPGNTLLSIGQLDQVWVEAEVFERDAALIKKGLPVSMTLDYLPGEDWAGVVDYVYPTLNSKTRTLRVRLKFDNTDYQLKPNMFAQVSIHANQADNTILVPKEAVIRTGKQDRVVLALGEGQFKSIEVTIGRVDSNNIEILDGLNEDDVVVTSAQFLIDSESSKSSDFKRMTHDEVPNSVWMQGDVNSVMAGHRMVNISHGPAEAWDWPEMVMDFTVAEKVDIDSLKSGQSLHFEVSKTEDGGYEITGVHIMNESADMSEEVSFATVSGLINTIDTDTRILNISRGPIDKWDRPAATMDFIVEDNIEIVDFNVGDNVIFTFEVREDLVITEISLESDDQHEHEQKSAVDHSNH, from the coding sequence ATGTCAACGAATACAAAAACAGTTATTGCCATCATCATTGGGGCAGCACTAGGTGCTGGAGCATTAAGTTTATATCAAGGTACAGGTTCAAGCAGCAATGGCAATGAAGCTACATCAGCAGAGAAAAAACCGCTGTATTGGGTTGCACCGATGGATTCTAATTACCGCCGGGACAAGCCCGGTAAGTCGCCTATGGGGATGGATTTAATCCCCGTGTATGAAGAAGAATCATCTAGTGACGACTTTGGCCCCGGAGCAGTAAAAATTGCGCCTCATGTTGTGAATAACCTTGGGGTTCGCACTGCACCTGTTGAACTGAAAAATATGCATACTGAAATATCAACGGTAGGTTACGTTCAATATGATGAAGATAAGCTAATTCACATCCACCCACGTGTTGATGGTTGGATTGAAAAACTCTATGTCAAAGCCGCAGGTAATCCTGTAGAGAAAGGGCAGCCTCTGTACACACTTTATTCTCCTCAGTTGGTTAATGCTCAAGAAGAGCTGTTAATAGCGTTAAAGCGCAATAATAGTTCCTTAATTTCGGCGGCGAAAGATCGCCTTAAAGCGTTACAGCTTTCATCAGACTTCATTCAAAAGCTAGAAAAGACCCGAAAGGTTCAGCAAACCATCACCTTTTACTCCCCTCAGGCGGGTGTTGTTGATGGCCTGAAAGTTAGAGAAGGCTTCTACGTCAAACCGGGTAATACTCTTCTAAGCATTGGTCAGTTAGATCAAGTTTGGGTTGAAGCAGAGGTGTTTGAACGGGATGCCGCCCTGATTAAAAAAGGTCTGCCAGTATCAATGACACTTGACTATTTACCTGGTGAGGACTGGGCTGGTGTCGTTGATTATGTCTATCCAACATTGAACAGTAAAACACGCACACTCAGAGTGCGATTGAAATTCGACAACACAGATTACCAGCTAAAACCAAACATGTTTGCACAAGTCTCTATTCACGCTAATCAAGCTGATAACACCATACTCGTGCCTAAAGAAGCCGTTATTAGGACAGGTAAACAAGATAGGGTAGTACTTGCTTTAGGTGAAGGGCAGTTTAAATCAATTGAAGTAACCATCGGTCGGGTTGATAGCAACAATATCGAAATTTTAGACGGGCTTAATGAAGATGATGTTGTGGTGACATCAGCTCAATTCTTGATTGATTCTGAATCAAGTAAAAGCTCTGACTTTAAACGAATGACTCATGATGAAGTACCTAACTCTGTTTGGATGCAAGGTGATGTTAATAGTGTCATGGCTGGGCACCGCATGGTTAATATCAGTCACGGCCCTGCTGAAGCTTGGGATTGGCCTGAGATGGTTATGGATTTTACTGTAGCTGAAAAAGTCGATATTGACTCATTAAAGTCTGGTCAATCTTTGCACTTTGAGGTGAGTAAAACCGAAGATGGTGGATATGAAATTACTGGAGTTCATATCATGAATGAGTCTGCTGATATGAGTGAAGAAGTATCTTTTGCAACAGTATCAGGTCTAATCAATACGATTGATACTGATACACGGATTCTAAATATTAGCCGAGGCCCAATAGATAAATGGGATAGACCTGCTGCGACGATGGATTTTATCGTCGAGGACAACATAGAAATAGTTGATTTCAACGTTGGTGATAACGTCATTTTTACTTTCGAGGTGAGAGAGGATTTGGTTATCACAGAAATCTCCCTTGAATCAGATGATCAACACGAGCATGAACAAAAAAGTGCTGTTGACCACTCAAACCATTAA
- a CDS encoding efflux RND transporter permease subunit: protein MIESIIRWSIGNRFFVILATLILIGGGLFSIKNTPVDALPDLSDVQVIIKTNYPGQAPQVVQDQVTYPLTTAMLSVPGAVTVRGYSFFGDSFVYVIFDEDTDLYWARSRVLEYLSQVAPSLPASARPQLGPDATGVGWVYLYSLVDKTGNLDISQLRSIQDWFLKYELQTVPGVSEVAAVGGMVKQYQIQVDPDKLRAYGIPLSHIQMALKRGNQETGASVVEMAEAEYMVTATGYIKSISDIELIPLGVNEQGTPLTIGDVAEVNLGPQMRRGIAELNGEGEVVGGVVVMRFGENAQKTIDGVKAKLEELKKGLPEGVEIVTVYDRSGLIGEAVENLWSKLLEELAVVAIVCVAFLFHLRSSIVAVVTLPIGILASFIIMHMQGINANIMSLGGIAIAIGAMTDGAIVMIENMHKHMEKTPLTDENRWQIVSKAASEVGPALFFSLLIITVSFLPVFILEAQEGRMFSPLAYTKTYAMAASAGLAITLVPVLMGYFIRGKIVSEKKNPLNRLLIAIYMPVLKQVMKFPKSTIVAAILVTIVGFWPVDKIGSEFIPPLDEGDLMYMPTTYPGISIGKAREILQQTDKLIKTVPEVETVFGKVGRAETATDPAPLTMIETFIQLKPQEEWREGVTTESLKAEFDKLVKFPGLTNAWVMPIKTRIDMLATGIKTPVGIKVAGADLNTIQEIGQQIEQLLPEVTGTASVYSERVAGGRYIKVDISREKASRFGLNIDDVQQVVSTAIGGMNVTQTVEGQERYPVNLRYPQDYRDSPEQLSRLPVVTPNGQRIALGDVAEIKVEVGPPGIKSENARINGWTFIDIEGVDVGTYVESAKKHLANNLILPAGYSITWAGQYEYMERAKAKLTYVVPLTLAIIVILLYLNFRAFSEVAIIIVTLPMAMIGGLWLMYLEGFNFSVAVGVGFIALAGVAVEIGVIMLVYLNQALAELKEKAKERAELISEDEYQDALLHGAGLRVRPVMMTVATIIIGLMPILYGTGTGSEVMSRIAAPMVGGMTSAVLLTLIVLPAIYSIVKKPEVNAFNKELSNSELKNNA, encoded by the coding sequence ATGATTGAATCAATTATTAGATGGTCGATAGGCAATCGCTTCTTCGTTATCTTAGCTACCTTAATTTTGATTGGTGGTGGGCTATTTTCAATAAAGAATACGCCTGTTGATGCACTACCAGATTTATCTGACGTTCAAGTAATAATTAAAACGAATTACCCCGGTCAGGCACCGCAAGTTGTTCAAGATCAGGTTACTTATCCACTGACAACTGCAATGTTGTCTGTTCCCGGCGCTGTTACTGTTCGTGGCTATTCATTTTTTGGTGACTCATTTGTTTACGTCATCTTTGACGAAGACACTGACTTATATTGGGCAAGGAGCAGAGTACTTGAATATTTAAGTCAAGTAGCCCCTTCACTACCCGCTAGTGCGCGTCCACAACTAGGGCCAGATGCGACAGGTGTTGGCTGGGTTTACCTATATTCTCTTGTAGATAAAACGGGCAACTTGGATATTAGCCAATTGCGTAGTATTCAAGATTGGTTCTTAAAATATGAATTGCAAACTGTCCCCGGAGTGTCAGAGGTTGCTGCCGTTGGTGGAATGGTTAAACAATATCAAATACAAGTCGATCCCGATAAGTTAAGAGCCTACGGTATACCACTTAGTCACATTCAAATGGCCCTTAAGCGTGGTAACCAAGAAACAGGTGCCTCTGTTGTTGAAATGGCTGAAGCAGAGTACATGGTTACCGCTACTGGCTATATCAAAAGTATTTCAGATATAGAGTTGATCCCTCTCGGTGTGAACGAACAAGGAACGCCGCTTACTATTGGCGATGTGGCAGAAGTTAACTTAGGTCCACAAATGAGACGGGGCATCGCTGAACTTAATGGTGAAGGAGAAGTTGTTGGTGGTGTGGTTGTTATGCGCTTTGGTGAAAACGCACAAAAAACCATTGATGGAGTAAAAGCCAAATTAGAAGAGTTAAAAAAAGGTTTACCCGAAGGAGTTGAAATAGTTACGGTTTATGATCGCTCTGGCTTAATAGGAGAGGCGGTAGAAAACCTATGGAGTAAATTGCTCGAAGAGCTTGCTGTCGTCGCGATTGTATGTGTTGCATTTCTGTTTCATTTGCGATCTTCGATTGTTGCAGTTGTCACTCTACCTATTGGCATCTTAGCTTCATTTATCATCATGCATATGCAAGGTATCAATGCGAATATTATGTCATTAGGTGGTATCGCTATTGCAATTGGTGCGATGACAGATGGCGCAATAGTGATGATTGAAAATATGCATAAGCATATGGAAAAGACACCGCTAACAGATGAAAATCGTTGGCAAATAGTCTCAAAGGCGGCAAGTGAAGTCGGTCCTGCATTATTCTTTAGTTTGCTCATCATTACAGTCTCATTCTTGCCTGTATTTATTTTGGAAGCGCAAGAAGGAAGAATGTTCTCTCCTCTTGCTTACACAAAAACATATGCAATGGCTGCATCAGCAGGCTTAGCGATAACATTGGTGCCTGTATTAATGGGGTACTTTATTCGAGGCAAAATTGTTTCAGAAAAGAAAAATCCGTTAAACCGATTGCTAATTGCTATTTACATGCCTGTTTTAAAGCAAGTAATGAAGTTTCCAAAATCGACAATTGTAGCAGCAATATTAGTGACTATCGTCGGTTTTTGGCCTGTTGATAAGATTGGTAGCGAGTTTATTCCTCCTCTAGATGAAGGAGATTTAATGTACATGCCGACTACATATCCGGGGATCTCTATTGGTAAGGCAAGAGAGATTCTACAGCAAACCGACAAGCTAATTAAAACAGTGCCTGAAGTTGAAACTGTATTTGGTAAGGTCGGAAGAGCTGAAACTGCAACTGATCCCGCGCCTTTAACTATGATTGAGACCTTCATTCAGTTGAAGCCTCAAGAAGAGTGGCGTGAGGGAGTTACAACAGAATCTCTAAAAGCTGAGTTTGATAAGTTGGTTAAGTTTCCGGGCTTGACGAATGCTTGGGTTATGCCAATCAAAACTCGTATTGATATGTTGGCAACAGGTATTAAAACGCCAGTAGGTATTAAAGTAGCAGGAGCTGATTTAAATACGATTCAAGAGATAGGGCAACAAATAGAGCAATTGTTACCAGAGGTGACAGGGACAGCTTCAGTTTATTCTGAACGAGTTGCAGGTGGACGATATATAAAAGTTGATATTTCTCGTGAGAAAGCAAGTCGTTTTGGATTAAACATCGATGACGTACAACAAGTAGTTTCAACTGCTATTGGTGGGATGAATGTCACTCAAACAGTAGAAGGTCAAGAGCGTTATCCTGTCAACTTGCGATACCCACAAGATTATCGTGACTCTCCAGAGCAGTTGTCGCGCTTGCCTGTTGTCACTCCAAATGGACAACGCATCGCACTAGGTGACGTAGCTGAAATAAAAGTAGAAGTAGGCCCTCCGGGGATTAAAAGCGAAAATGCTCGTATTAATGGCTGGACATTCATTGATATAGAGGGCGTTGATGTTGGTACTTATGTTGAAAGTGCAAAAAAACACTTAGCCAACAACCTAATATTACCAGCAGGATATTCAATTACGTGGGCTGGCCAATATGAATATATGGAAAGAGCGAAGGCCAAGCTAACTTATGTTGTTCCATTGACGCTCGCCATAATTGTTATTTTGCTTTATTTGAATTTCAGAGCGTTTAGTGAGGTTGCGATCATCATAGTGACCTTGCCAATGGCGATGATCGGTGGCTTATGGCTGATGTATTTAGAAGGCTTTAACTTCTCTGTAGCAGTTGGTGTAGGCTTTATTGCTCTGGCTGGAGTAGCTGTTGAGATTGGCGTAATAATGTTGGTATATCTCAATCAGGCGCTCGCTGAACTTAAGGAAAAAGCGAAAGAGCGAGCAGAACTCATCTCAGAAGATGAATATCAAGATGCCTTATTGCACGGTGCTGGATTACGTGTTCGTCCTGTAATGATGACAGTAGCGACAATCATTATCGGCCTAATGCCTATTTTATATGGTACAGGAACAGGCTCTGAGGTAATGAGTCGTATTGCTGCACCAATGGTAGGTGGGATGACAAGTGCAGTCCTGCTAACTCTAATTGTTTTACCCGCGATTTATTCAATCGTTAAAAAGCCCGAAGTAAACGCCTTTAACAAGGAACTTTCTAACTCGGAGCTAAAAAACAATGCTTAG
- a CDS encoding 2Fe-2S iron-sulfur cluster-binding protein has protein sequence MRLFKLNTTLHKWLSLFVGLQLLIWLGTGLYFNLMDHSKASGNELRVHSHHEGNITDFIFTPIKDITSEAPQEVKLIWILHQPYYHFVFDKGQHSYQERHSKLFDAVTGKPFNLSEEQVLTLAKNSYSGEGKLATPVLSQPPFSDHVRQQNPMWQVVVEDENNTTIYLDSITGQVLRHANDDFRLKDLMMKLHFMDYGNSGGFNHWLIIAFAFATLFLSVTGVTWLIQQYQNGLLKLSWGSNRQKVSVTFSNENTIADVSADANSTVLEGLASSHVYLSSSCGGGGTCGKCMFLSSTQLPITLSEQEHLSDEQLKEGYRLGCQHRFSEVSSIEVNTDLNIEYHELVVVATNFITPFIKELKFKVKSGKRLAFKAGAYMQFEVPAGMNSLRPDDIPENYEKYWESYSHGRFSHDGVIRHYSLVNFDEESDELTFNIRWQTAKDGFRAGIGSSYLSSLQVGETITAKGPFSDFYATSNKKVRRIFIGAGSGLAPLRAIIFEQLKKHHFQGDMTLIYGARTEEHLLYRDELNSLSEQNKNFSYIPTLSNPSEQWEGHSGYVQQVLLNHLVKGIQAFSTEFYLCGPEAMMSEVEQIITDVGIPSNQIFKDKFSR, from the coding sequence ATGCGACTATTTAAGTTGAATACAACGTTACACAAATGGCTTTCTTTATTTGTTGGTTTACAACTGCTTATTTGGTTGGGAACGGGTCTTTACTTCAATTTGATGGATCACAGTAAAGCCAGTGGTAATGAGCTTAGAGTTCATTCTCATCATGAAGGTAACATTACAGACTTTATCTTTACCCCTATTAAAGACATTACTAGTGAAGCACCTCAAGAAGTAAAACTTATATGGATTTTACATCAGCCTTACTATCATTTTGTGTTCGATAAGGGCCAGCATAGCTACCAAGAACGCCACTCAAAGCTATTTGATGCTGTAACAGGAAAGCCATTTAATCTGTCTGAAGAACAAGTACTAACTTTGGCAAAAAACTCTTACTCAGGTGAGGGCAAGCTAGCTACTCCAGTGTTATCTCAGCCCCCATTTTCTGATCACGTAAGGCAACAAAATCCTATGTGGCAAGTTGTCGTTGAGGATGAGAATAATACAACTATTTATTTAGATAGTATTACAGGCCAAGTGCTTCGCCATGCCAATGATGATTTCAGATTGAAAGATCTGATGATGAAGCTTCACTTTATGGACTATGGCAATTCTGGCGGATTTAACCATTGGTTGATCATTGCATTTGCTTTTGCAACGCTATTCCTTTCAGTTACTGGTGTTACTTGGCTGATACAACAGTATCAAAATGGTTTGCTGAAGCTAAGTTGGGGCAGCAACAGGCAAAAAGTATCAGTGACTTTTTCCAATGAAAATACTATCGCCGACGTCTCAGCAGATGCTAATTCAACAGTATTAGAAGGACTAGCAAGTTCACACGTATACCTATCGTCAAGTTGTGGTGGCGGCGGTACATGTGGCAAATGCATGTTCTTAAGTTCAACTCAATTACCTATCACACTTTCTGAGCAGGAACATTTATCAGATGAGCAGCTAAAGGAAGGTTATCGGTTAGGGTGTCAGCATCGGTTCTCTGAAGTTAGCTCGATTGAAGTTAATACGGATCTCAATATTGAATATCATGAGCTAGTTGTGGTTGCGACTAACTTCATTACTCCTTTTATCAAGGAATTGAAATTTAAAGTGAAATCAGGAAAACGATTGGCATTTAAAGCTGGTGCATATATGCAATTTGAAGTGCCAGCAGGGATGAATAGTTTACGCCCAGATGATATACCAGAGAACTATGAAAAATACTGGGAAAGTTACTCTCATGGAAGATTTTCTCATGACGGTGTAATTCGTCACTACTCATTAGTTAACTTTGACGAGGAATCAGATGAGTTAACGTTTAATATCCGCTGGCAAACTGCTAAGGATGGTTTTAGAGCAGGTATAGGTTCAAGTTATTTAAGTTCACTTCAAGTAGGTGAAACTATAACCGCAAAAGGTCCTTTTTCTGACTTTTACGCCACTTCAAATAAAAAGGTTCGTCGCATCTTTATTGGTGCTGGATCAGGACTTGCCCCACTGAGAGCCATTATTTTTGAACAGTTGAAAAAGCACCATTTTCAAGGTGATATGACACTCATCTATGGTGCGCGAACTGAAGAACATTTGCTATACCGCGATGAGTTAAACTCATTGAGTGAGCAGAATAAAAACTTTTCTTATATTCCTACACTTTCTAACCCTTCAGAGCAGTGGGAAGGACACTCAGGCTATGTGCAGCAGGTGCTATTGAATCATTTGGTTAAAGGAATACAAGCCTTTTCAACAGAATTTTACTTGTGCGGCCCAGAAGCAATGATGAGTGAAGTGGAACAAATAATTACTGATGTTGGTATACCCAGCAATCAAATTTTCAAAGACAAATTTAGTCGTTAA
- a CDS encoding TolC family protein codes for MKLNASNLTSLSTALILGLSVFSAQAEKVVSLEQAITLAQENDPWLHGSRLKQSAVENRSIASGTLPDPKVSLGIMNVPTDTWDLDQEGMTQLKVGVSQMFPRGDSLEIKQDQLKIESTKFPLLRENRKAKLKSQVSQLWLDVYLAQQTIKLIESDWALFEQMAEVAKASYSNVVGKTRQQDVIRAQLEIVQLDDRLTSQKQKLETTIARLNEWLHIYDSARLNESFNFDAQPLEFSVSKELPSIRLKNPTVLKASNYSRNRLAQELANHPAILAIDVKRKASEKGVELAKQQYEPQWGVNASYAYRDNMPSGDNRADLFSVGVTFDLPLFTENRQDKQVAASIAESEAVKTEKLLLTKQMISEVEKELRQLKRLSDRQSIYQEQLLKQTHDQAEASLTAYTNDDGDFAEVVRARIAELNARISALRIDVDALKTVARINYFFAHTQSKSNAEHKPMHTQHLSNHQFGEK; via the coding sequence ATGAAATTGAACGCTTCAAACCTTACTTCACTTTCAACTGCACTAATACTCGGCTTATCTGTATTCTCAGCTCAGGCTGAGAAAGTAGTGTCACTCGAACAAGCTATCACTTTAGCTCAGGAAAATGATCCTTGGCTTCATGGTAGCCGATTGAAACAAAGTGCGGTTGAAAATAGAAGTATCGCTTCAGGTACTTTGCCTGATCCGAAAGTATCTCTAGGGATAATGAATGTACCAACAGATACTTGGGATTTAGATCAGGAAGGAATGACTCAGCTAAAGGTTGGCGTCTCTCAAATGTTTCCGAGAGGAGATAGCCTAGAGATCAAACAAGACCAGTTAAAAATAGAGTCCACGAAATTTCCACTGCTACGCGAGAATCGTAAAGCGAAGTTGAAAAGCCAAGTGTCACAGCTCTGGTTAGATGTCTACTTAGCCCAACAAACCATTAAATTGATTGAATCGGATTGGGCGCTTTTTGAGCAGATGGCGGAGGTGGCTAAAGCTAGCTACTCAAACGTTGTTGGTAAAACCAGACAGCAAGATGTTATTCGTGCTCAGTTGGAAATCGTGCAGTTAGATGACAGATTAACTTCGCAAAAGCAGAAACTAGAAACGACAATCGCTCGTCTTAATGAGTGGCTTCATATTTACGATTCTGCTCGCTTAAATGAATCATTCAACTTTGATGCACAACCACTAGAGTTTAGCGTTTCAAAAGAATTGCCTTCGATTCGATTAAAGAATCCAACCGTTCTTAAAGCATCTAATTACTCACGAAATCGATTGGCTCAGGAACTTGCGAATCATCCAGCAATACTGGCAATTGATGTGAAACGCAAAGCTTCAGAAAAAGGTGTTGAATTAGCTAAACAGCAATATGAGCCGCAATGGGGTGTCAATGCAAGCTATGCCTATCGTGACAATATGCCTTCTGGTGATAACCGAGCTGACTTATTTTCCGTTGGGGTAACGTTTGACTTACCGTTGTTCACAGAAAATAGGCAAGATAAGCAAGTTGCAGCTTCTATTGCTGAATCAGAAGCGGTTAAAACCGAGAAGTTATTGCTGACAAAACAAATGATCAGTGAGGTGGAAAAGGAGCTTAGACAGCTTAAACGCTTATCTGATAGACAATCTATCTATCAAGAACAACTCCTTAAACAAACTCATGACCAAGCGGAAGCGTCTTTGACGGCATACACCAACGATGATGGTGATTTTGCCGAAGTTGTTCGAGCAAGAATCGCAGAATTAAATGCCAGAATATCAGCCTTAAGAATTGATGTTGATGCCCTTAAAACAGTTGCTCGCATCAACTATTTCTTTGCGCATACTCAATCTAAATCAAATGCTGAACATAAGCCAATGCACACTCAGCACTTATCCAATCATCAATTTGGAGAAAAATAA
- a CDS encoding PepSY domain-containing protein, translating into MLRKARKYHKWLMAFVGIQFLFWSITGVYMVTMDIHYIHGETLAKSEEAKIDLASVDYSIAKLAADYSEASQVTLTQSMGDPLYSFINGEQGKVAIDAKTGAVRPPVDEVKAKEIAQYHYAMNHEINGIRLIQSITDMPAELSPRHLPVWRVTFDQFATPTFYISQQTGALVAKRHDFWRLFDWMWRFHIMDYDDGENVSNWFLFLVATLGLMGAITGAVLTYYRVLSPNKKGVI; encoded by the coding sequence ATGCTTAGAAAAGCTAGGAAGTACCACAAATGGCTAATGGCTTTTGTCGGAATACAATTTCTGTTCTGGTCTATTACTGGTGTGTATATGGTGACTATGGATATTCACTATATACACGGCGAAACCTTGGCTAAGAGTGAGGAAGCCAAAATAGATTTAGCTAGTGTGGATTACTCCATTGCAAAGCTTGCTGCTGATTACTCTGAAGCTAGCCAAGTCACGCTTACCCAAAGCATGGGCGACCCTTTGTATTCTTTTATTAATGGAGAACAGGGGAAAGTAGCAATTGACGCTAAAACTGGGGCTGTTCGTCCACCTGTTGATGAAGTCAAAGCTAAAGAAATCGCGCAATACCATTACGCAATGAATCATGAAATCAACGGCATAAGGCTGATTCAATCAATCACAGATATGCCTGCTGAGTTATCTCCAAGACACTTACCCGTTTGGAGAGTAACGTTTGACCAATTCGCCACGCCGACATTTTATATCAGTCAACAAACAGGCGCACTTGTTGCCAAGCGACATGATTTCTGGAGGTTGTTTGATTGGATGTGGCGTTTTCACATTATGGATTACGATGATGGAGAAAACGTATCTAACTGGTTTTTGTTCTTGGTCGCAACTCTAGGTCTAATGGGAGCAATTACTGGCGCTGTATTGACTTATTATCGAGTGCTTTCCCCAAATAAAAAGGGAGTCATTTGA
- a CDS encoding DUF411 domain-containing protein gives MINKYLKIAVVMLLSPAFANANEHKHAHNNDVTPLELIVYKTPTCGCCKKWITHIEDEGIVAHSKDFRNIGNIKTKYGIKPNYRSCHTAVSRNGFAFEGHVPAKFIQQFLSEEHPNAIGLSVPAMPVGSPGMEVGDRFMPYNVLILFKDGTSEVYAKVKTYEEQF, from the coding sequence GTGATCAATAAGTATTTAAAAATAGCAGTTGTAATGCTGCTTTCACCTGCGTTTGCAAACGCTAATGAACATAAACATGCACACAATAACGACGTAACACCTTTGGAGTTAATCGTTTATAAAACCCCTACTTGTGGGTGTTGTAAAAAATGGATAACTCATATTGAAGACGAAGGGATCGTTGCGCATTCCAAAGATTTCCGAAACATCGGCAATATCAAAACTAAGTATGGTATTAAGCCTAATTACCGCTCCTGCCACACGGCAGTGAGCAGAAATGGATTTGCCTTTGAAGGTCATGTACCCGCTAAATTTATTCAGCAGTTCTTATCAGAAGAGCACCCGAATGCGATTGGGCTTTCAGTTCCAGCAATGCCAGTTGGCTCTCCCGGTATGGAAGTCGGTGACCGCTTTATGCCATACAACGTGTTAATTCTATTCAAAGATGGAACGAGCGAAGTCTATGCAAAAGTTAAAACATACGAGGAGCAATTCTAA
- a CDS encoding copper resistance CopC family protein codes for MKTLIKFLTVISIVFSSAVFAHVHLEKSVPADNAMLMKTPEKLTLGFSKEVRVVKITLKNKHGKKIKFGFKPTKETNTEFTWKLPKLAPANYVVDVTFLGKDGHKMKDSFGFMVH; via the coding sequence ATGAAAACATTAATTAAATTTTTAACCGTAATCAGCATTGTTTTTAGTAGTGCGGTGTTCGCGCATGTGCATCTGGAAAAAAGTGTGCCTGCTGATAATGCAATGTTAATGAAGACTCCAGAAAAATTGACATTGGGGTTTAGCAAAGAGGTTCGTGTAGTCAAAATCACATTGAAAAATAAGCATGGTAAAAAGATTAAGTTTGGCTTCAAACCTACTAAAGAAACTAATACCGAATTTACGTGGAAACTACCGAAACTAGCACCTGCTAACTATGTAGTTGATGTTACTTTCTTAGGTAAAGATGGGCACAAAATGAAAGATAGCTTTGGCTTTATGGTTCACTAA
- the cadR gene encoding Cd(II)/Pb(II)-responsive transcriptional regulator has product MKIGELSKTSGCSIQTIRYYEREGLLSDPERTEGNFRLYDVTALKQLEFVKHCRSLDISLTDIKRLIDLKNKPEESCSSVNALIAQQLALVNKRMKELKALKNELQQMASTCNSDNTIEECGIIKSLDS; this is encoded by the coding sequence ATGAAAATAGGTGAATTATCGAAAACATCCGGCTGTTCTATACAAACTATCAGATACTATGAAAGAGAAGGATTACTTTCTGATCCAGAGCGTACAGAAGGTAACTTCAGATTGTATGACGTTACTGCTTTGAAGCAATTAGAATTCGTAAAACATTGTCGCAGTCTCGATATTTCTCTTACTGATATCAAACGTCTTATCGACCTAAAAAATAAACCAGAAGAAAGTTGCTCAAGTGTAAATGCGCTGATTGCGCAACAATTAGCTTTAGTAAATAAACGTATGAAAGAATTAAAAGCCTTAAAAAACGAATTACAACAAATGGCTAGTACGTGTAATTCTGATAATACCATTGAAGAGTGTGGGATAATTAAGTCATTAGATAGCTAA